catcttggtggggcaacctcaacaacaacaaaacaatgtttagatgcatgccagcaaagccactacccAACACGTATCAaaacatgaattgcactataacggtgacaaacggtgcccacaaactgttaggactACATAAAGCtctcccaacagcagagctttcttttcaggaacatggagtgaatccttaccactgctacacctggctatcaacggagccttgtctggcagggaaacagttcattcagcctcatttactgccttttaaaaaaaacatatggctgacttgcttaaacaaacgtggtttctactgacaattgagatgtacaaactatggcataagaggacgacgagcggataagaggcaatgcGTAATTTCTATTAAGACATTAAATGTATCGTCTCACTCCAACTTTTGATATAGATCTGGAACTTCCTTACAGGTTCTACAAATCGGAGAAagtatatactgtagcctatagtatACCACTAATGAGCAAGTTCTCTCTTTGATATCTATGAAAATGAATGCTGAAATGTTCTCTCTCACGTTTTTTTCTTTAGAAAAGGGCATACAAAAGCTACGCAAAGGCCTTGCCAGGTCTAAAGAAGATGGGTATCAGTTCGGTGCTGCTCCGTAAGATCGTTGGCTCACTAGAGGTGGGCTGTGGTGTGGTTCTGACGTTGGTGCCAGGGAGACCCAAGGATGTGGCTAACTTCCTGCTCTTGCTGGTCATGCTGGCGGTCCTTTTCTTCCACCAGCTAGTAGGAGACCCCCTGAAACGATATGCCCATGCTCTGGTCTTTGGCATTCTGCTCACCTGCCGACTGCTCATTGCCCGGCAGAGTGAGGACCGgcctgagagggaggagagcagggaaGAACACATCAATGTCCAGGAAAAGAACAAAGTCAAGCAGTCCTAATCCAGCCCAATCGTCTAGTCTGGGCAGAGCAACAGCAAAATGGAACCTTGTGTATTTCTTTGGATTGTAGCAATTCTGATTCAAAAGAAACACAGTCGCTATTTTACAAGTGATATTTTTATGTTTCTTTTTGACACAAATACTAATTTGAGTGACTTTGTTGGCTTTGAGACTGCTAATGTTTTCCGCTATTGAAGATTGGTACTTTTCTATTTTTCACATTTTAGCTAGAAAGCTAATGATATCCCTTGAATTCAATTGTTATTTTACAACAATTAAGCATAGTTCATATTAAATGGTTTAAAACAAACTCATATCCTATCACCACTGTTCAAGATATATTGTTGGTGAATATTGACTCACATTTATTTAAATATAATACACAATATCACATATTTCCATTGGTATTAGTAAAATAAGAATCATTTCAGTGAATTCAGATGACTTTCGTTAAAGCTTTTACCTGTTCATTCGATTTTCTTGTAAGTATTCCTATGCATGAAAATGTACCCCTTTTCCCCAAAGAAAAATTGAACGGTCAAATGACAAGTCTTTCGCTCATCACAAATTGATGAATCACTTTGTTGCACCCAACACTTTTGTTCAAGAACTCATATGGAGGAGAGACCTATAGGAAGGCATTTTGCTAGCAATTATGTACATACATAATATGTCTATGGTTGCTAGCCTAgtgctgtctctatgtctctggaaCACAGTCAGTAGTCCAGCTACTTTGTCAAATGCTGTGTCAATTGACATGTCCAATAAAGGACTTGATATTTGTCTCTTAATAAAGGACTGTCTCTCTTTACATCCAGTGACAACAAAGGCTTATGTTTATCTGTGAGTCTATTTTGCGCTTTGATTTTTTTTAATAGTATTCTGTTGAATTACTatattagataagtattcataTGAGTATTAACATTACCACTGGGTTCTTCttgtaatgtaaatgtatttgATTAATATATAAGTGGTGCTACCTTCAGTAATGATGAGTAGATAAAGGGAGGTTTTTGGTCAGATGAGCGGTTGTTCAGGTGGTCTTTAACATTCACAATACTTCTGCAAAACAAGATGAGctcaataaaaaaatgtacagGTGGATCTCCAAGCTGTGTGTTCATTGTGTATCATTTCAATCCAGTTCAAGTCAGCAGTTATTTGCAAAACATTCCAAACATAAAGTGTGTGAAAAGAAGAATGAACGCTTGGATTTGCATTCAGTTCATTGCAAATTTAGAGTACCTGAACTTGCATCCTTGAAGTGAATGAGCCTACTACACACAATTATGTATATAAATCATTACCTTCACATCAGTTTATGCATGTAGGAAGGAAAGCGAACTGGCAGATGGGTCGAGTTTGAAGTTGAGGAAGTATAGGGCTTAGCGTGTCTCTCGAGGGGGCTAAAAAGAGATTTTGGCttagaaaatattaatattttcaAGAGTTGGGTAATTGGCTAAGTGAGGTGAGTtttagggaaagagagaggaggttgaaaAGACTAAGGGATTTGAATCTGTTGAAGCTCGCAATAACAAGGGAGAGGGTATGTCGAGGAAGATTGGTGTCAAGTTCAAACATGTGAGCCGGACGCCAGTTCAAGTTCTGGAGGTGAAATGGAAGGGGTAGAAGGTGTTGTGAGGAGCTCAGAGCCCAAGCCTTGCATTGATGGACATGGTTATGATAAAGATACGTTTGGTCCAGTAGGAGTGGCATTTTTGGAGAAAGTGGATCCTTGCCTTTTATGTGGATCCATTTGTGGTTTAAGGGCGGTTGGGAAAGGAGTTGGGTGCCATTGaatcagtgaaggtaacctgtagtGGACTCGTGATACTTgtgatatttgtttgtgtttcttctgaCCAGAGGGAGCAGGTGCTCCGTGTCACACAACTTGAGTCAAGATCTGTTTCTTGCTTTGCTCTTAGGAACAGggcaccattgaaaggagtgatttctTAAATAAATATGCATATGTATGCAGCATGGTTAACTGCATACGCCCACAATTCTATTGTAATGAATATGCTCGTTCTGCTTTCCCCAAGTATATAATTCCCACTAGACTTTGTTTCCCCAGCATCATAAAAGTAGCCTCTCACCCCAGATttttacacacacatagacacgcacacgcacacgcacacacacacacacacacacacacacacacacacacacacacacacacacacacacacacacacacacacacacacacacacacacacacacacacacacacacagggaagacTACTAATCGCACACGCAAATGCAAACACACAAAATCATAGATAATTATACAATATTATGCATTTCTTAAAAGCACATAGTACAAAATACAGGTTTTGGATGAATTAACACAGACTTTAATAGCTTTATTTACAGATTCATTCTttcaaaaaaaaattaaacttcCAATCCCAATTTGCTTGAGTAACGTTATCGGTGAACGATGAGGTGAGCGTTTTCtgctttttgttttctttctttctttcaaaaAATGGGAATCCAAATGTCTTCCTGTAGGAGGCCAGAACCAAATAAAAAGGGGGAGGAAAGAGTGATGATTATGAATCATGAGGGGGGTGGGGCTACCTGcagatgggatgggctggggaGGGGAGTTTCGGAAGGTTAAAACTGAAAAGACAGGTGACTTGATGGGCATGATATGGATGTGGCTACTGCAAAGAAACATCAGTAATGTTTCCTAGCAAGTGCCAAAAGAGTGGAGTGAAGAAAATGGCTCTGTTCAAACAATCTAACACTGCTTTCTTACTTTCTTCAAGGTCATAGCTGATTTAAAAGGATTGTATAGTTAAATAGGATGCCAGTGA
This genomic stretch from Oncorhynchus tshawytscha isolate Ot180627B linkage group LG21, Otsh_v2.0, whole genome shotgun sequence harbors:
- the tmem35 gene encoding novel acetylcholine receptor chaperone, whose product is MASPRTITIVALSFALGLFFVFMGTIKLTPRLSKDAYSEMKRAYKSYAKALPGLKKMGISSVLLRKIVGSLEVGCGVVLTLVPGRPKDVANFLLLLVMLAVLFFHQLVGDPLKRYAHALVFGILLTCRLLIARQSEDRPEREESREEHINVQEKNKVKQS